In Cytobacillus oceanisediminis, the following proteins share a genomic window:
- a CDS encoding DEAD/DEAH box helicase family protein — protein sequence MSFESLNLKFKYRSDADQIHADFYSKVIERSVQYDRAVGYFTSSSLGVIAKGLETFLHSDGYIRLIASPHLTAEDIEVIRLGYRAKYDVIASSLLREIDMCEDTIREDPLNTLAWLIFENKLDIKIAFTDNNSLYHEKFGIFYDQACNRIAFSGSANETLGGIRDNFEKIDVFWKDYDRTRIDDMVEDFERLWNNTTNGLTIIEMPDILKEKITGYKKERKPIKRHEIIPRPYQQEAIDAVKANNWNGILEMATGTGKTITSLMIANEFFKVQGRIFLTIIVPFTHLVEQWEENCRLLGFTSFTTCFGSKRSWYGKLQTDVRDFNAGFVLKHVVITTYRSAASEEFNSMVEKIRGKGFLIADECHYFGVSSLRNNKLGSIDAKLGLSATPDRWWDEAGTNYIKDFFGDTVYEYDMKTAIRNGALTEYTYKPFIIDLTEDEIERYERYTKRIITLFGQEKPDNEEISDLNRKRALILSKAENKKEKLLNIFREKKREDVSHILVYCAPGEVEMITGQLASLGYRVHRFDSKVSLQDRMQILKSFDNGAIQILVAIKCLDEGVDVPSTRTAYFVASTSNPREFVQRRGRILRTYPGKNIAEIYDFVVLPRNTSDQLFKSIASKEIPRFAEFSQYAINSYTAREVVGRELSAYSLEYLMDKLPWEVYREFQTTMGAI from the coding sequence ATGTCGTTTGAGAGTCTGAATTTGAAATTTAAATACCGTTCAGATGCAGACCAGATTCACGCTGACTTTTACAGCAAGGTGATCGAAAGGTCAGTACAATATGATCGTGCCGTGGGTTATTTTACCAGCTCCAGTCTTGGTGTAATCGCCAAAGGGCTTGAAACCTTCTTGCATTCAGACGGATATATAAGACTGATTGCGAGCCCTCATTTGACAGCAGAGGATATTGAGGTCATTCGTTTGGGATACAGAGCCAAATATGACGTTATTGCAAGCAGTCTTCTCCGCGAAATTGACATGTGTGAGGACACAATTCGTGAGGATCCCCTTAATACATTGGCATGGCTTATTTTTGAAAACAAACTAGATATAAAGATCGCTTTTACTGATAACAATAGCTTGTATCATGAGAAGTTTGGTATTTTTTATGATCAGGCGTGCAATCGTATTGCTTTTTCTGGATCTGCAAATGAAACACTTGGCGGTATCCGCGATAATTTTGAAAAAATAGATGTTTTTTGGAAGGATTATGACAGGACTCGTATTGATGATATGGTTGAGGACTTTGAAAGACTATGGAACAATACGACGAATGGCCTAACGATCATTGAGATGCCTGACATCCTTAAAGAAAAAATTACCGGTTATAAAAAGGAGAGGAAGCCAATAAAACGCCATGAGATTATTCCTCGTCCTTATCAGCAGGAAGCAATAGATGCGGTTAAAGCCAATAACTGGAATGGGATATTAGAAATGGCCACTGGAACAGGAAAAACGATTACGAGTCTGATGATTGCGAACGAGTTTTTTAAAGTACAAGGCCGCATCTTCCTGACGATCATTGTGCCGTTTACCCATCTTGTTGAGCAGTGGGAGGAAAACTGCCGCTTGCTCGGGTTTACAAGTTTTACTACCTGCTTTGGGAGTAAAAGATCATGGTATGGAAAGCTACAAACGGATGTCAGGGATTTCAATGCAGGGTTCGTTCTTAAGCATGTTGTGATTACTACTTATCGAAGTGCAGCATCTGAAGAGTTTAATAGCATGGTAGAAAAAATAAGAGGAAAAGGATTCCTGATTGCCGATGAGTGCCATTATTTTGGAGTCAGCAGCCTCAGAAATAATAAGCTCGGAAGCATAGATGCTAAACTTGGGCTGTCAGCAACTCCAGACCGCTGGTGGGATGAAGCCGGTACGAACTATATTAAGGACTTCTTTGGTGATACCGTCTATGAATATGATATGAAGACGGCCATTAGGAACGGTGCTCTCACTGAGTATACCTATAAACCTTTTATAATTGACTTGACAGAAGACGAGATTGAGAGATATGAGAGATATACGAAGAGGATAATTACTCTTTTCGGTCAGGAAAAACCCGACAATGAAGAGATTAGTGACCTGAACCGGAAGCGTGCTCTAATACTGAGCAAAGCGGAAAACAAAAAGGAAAAACTTCTTAATATTTTCCGTGAGAAAAAAAGAGAGGATGTTTCTCATATACTCGTTTATTGTGCACCAGGCGAGGTTGAAATGATTACAGGACAGCTGGCGAGTCTTGGCTATCGTGTGCATCGCTTCGATTCGAAGGTCAGCCTTCAGGACAGAATGCAAATTCTTAAGTCATTTGACAATGGGGCGATACAAATTCTCGTTGCAATAAAATGTTTGGATGAAGGGGTTGACGTCCCGAGCACAAGGACCGCCTATTTCGTTGCGAGCACTTCGAATCCACGTGAATTCGTCCAGCGGCGCGGGCGAATATTGCGGACGTATCCTGGCAAAAACATTGCAGAAATTTATGATTTCGTTGTTTTGCCTAGAAATACCAGTGACCAGCTCTTTAAATCCATTGCTTCAAAAGAAATACCGAGGTTTGCAGAATTCTCTCAGTACGCGATCAATAGCTACACGGCAAGGGAGGTTGTAGGAAGAGAACTCAGTGCTTATTCTCTTGAATACTTGATGGATAAGCTGCCTTGGGAAGTATACAGAGAATTTCAAACGACAATGGGGGCTATATAA
- a CDS encoding DNA cytosine methyltransferase — protein MPYTVASLFAGIGGIDKGFEQAGMNILWANEMDKNACITYRENFKHTLKEEDIRKVSEHEMPKVDVLTAGWPCVAFSVAGNRHGMKYKCHECEHEHSVTYNEYVNGALCPECGGYTEAIDPRGTLFFDVVRFIRAKEPKAFFLENVKNLKGHDNGNTFRVIEQMLRESGYHIDSKVMNTMEYGNIPQNRERIFIVGFKDEEALNNFVWPEKIPLTNTIDNILDRDKKQDPAFYYTSNSQYYAMIQEAMTRRDTVYQLRRIYIRENQSNVCPTLTANMGTGGHNVPLIVDDWGYRKLTPKEALRFQGFPVDDDYKIPEKMANSHIYKQAGNAVSVPVIKRLATSMIAALNSAYENTEVKTNKTSLSV, from the coding sequence ATGCCATATACAGTTGCATCACTATTTGCTGGAATAGGTGGAATAGACAAAGGGTTTGAACAAGCAGGTATGAATATTTTATGGGCCAATGAAATGGACAAGAATGCTTGTATTACTTATAGAGAGAACTTTAAGCATACATTGAAAGAAGAAGATATCCGTAAAGTAAGTGAACACGAAATGCCGAAAGTGGATGTATTAACGGCAGGCTGGCCGTGTGTTGCATTTTCTGTAGCAGGAAACCGTCACGGGATGAAATATAAATGTCATGAATGTGAACATGAGCATAGCGTTACTTATAATGAATATGTTAATGGAGCCCTTTGCCCAGAATGTGGGGGGTATACGGAGGCAATTGACCCACGAGGCACTTTATTTTTTGACGTAGTTCGTTTTATTCGTGCAAAGGAGCCAAAGGCATTCTTTTTAGAAAATGTAAAAAATCTAAAAGGACACGATAACGGTAATACATTTAGAGTTATAGAACAAATGCTTAGAGAAAGTGGATATCATATTGACAGTAAAGTTATGAATACAATGGAATATGGTAATATTCCGCAAAATCGGGAACGTATTTTTATTGTTGGATTCAAGGATGAAGAGGCATTAAATAATTTCGTTTGGCCAGAAAAAATTCCGCTAACTAATACAATTGACAATATTTTAGATCGTGATAAAAAACAAGATCCTGCTTTTTATTACACTTCTAATAGTCAATATTACGCTATGATACAAGAAGCAATGACTCGTAGAGATACTGTTTATCAATTAAGAAGAATTTATATTAGAGAAAATCAAAGTAATGTTTGTCCTACTTTGACTGCTAACATGGGAACAGGTGGGCATAACGTACCTTTGATTGTAGATGATTGGGGATATAGGAAATTAACTCCTAAGGAAGCATTAAGGTTTCAAGGATTTCCTGTTGATGATGATTATAAAATTCCAGAAAAAATGGCAAACTCTCATATTTACAAGCAAGCAGGAAATGCAGTAAGTGTTCCTGTCATTAAAAGACTTGCTACAAGTATGATTGCAGCACTTAATAGTGCATATGAAAACACTGAAGTAAAAACAAACAAAACTTCCTTATCAGTTTAA
- a CDS encoding sigma factor-like helix-turn-helix DNA-binding protein — protein MNDYIQIPAVLQSLDDLQDGRLKAFLSKCQQISLKQLSLDPLRTLYVSNKFEFINIVEELSLRGFSFHTEKPNNILPSSVVSTEVVIYSPDNNGMFQKIDYQILGLSGFNQRFKVDTDQFFHYVPIEGFKTINRNIDLALLEKELSKAGFNLKEAASGVINETATPFLPNGNEEPKSVLEDVTKEEEPGAEKQIKITEAFSEDRFWMFRNFCSRIGITYITDISPNHLEEHKRRKGVSPAKFNQVKERLNKLLQKESANGESINLETENSIDVVFADNQYNTFRKYCKEASIQFVEEITEKHLGGYAYQLGVGVGKVNAIEERLNLFLSGGIRSDDSVPSIIIEDIFTDFKYRSFFAFCKQKGIKTINELTDSHFNEYGMMRGVGVGKVKVVKEIVEKRLELHKGLGNQEHNKQSLTSINAVFHENIYRSFRMFCADHSIESIFDIMGQHLLDFKNTKGVGENRVVAVEKRLSAELALHQAEGVFADQEDPLSVGLHAANLKIEEIFMERKYTTFRHYCEFRRIATLGQITSEHLYDYSKQPKVGKKKFEDVMKVLGLYADNKSDRTDNLFQSGEIFEAIKEIQVQALFYNYGFQTKSTSLLTIKEIEGKELSMLKVEFEPQLLMSLSQLLMKQKTPSAIISNMNTNLPDRDYSIIMHRYGMGMTLDETGKQFGVSRERVRQVAKKAIKKMAAYLKRQHFPEIVKVLSPHEAFITGDQFVELVGSEFSFIVGLLKQENILLDYYDRLGIFFLSDVDKKDLKQVEGFFDDLPVVFSATDFHQSLEEILQTIGIENPTEEMLQRMFEKERYIRYGEVYSRSRLSMNQVLNYMFEHHIKEPLRVDEEGAAYLQQLAKKHLAYNLGTTLRSIDARIRDTEDVILVNSSTFQYFDSESFDVEFISQIEDYLNEQFEIKEVVNTEEIYEHFHRRIEKLGIISKLHLYSLIRYYLDDKFIIGKGNTLNIFRNENAKLSREDSLIEYMKKHGGQCTKNQLLEVMKPLYKIDLTVGQSDQLIPWGTNSVILVEKLNFSETELEQLKQFFLAGFEEGFTTVNKLYKDMVFDRKLSVLLRNKGIDEPGKLPAIIKKMIPIVKGHTNFLYLDGCKYDSVDKVIEDKFPGETSRQEIRDLLLEYGYKEIMVGNIMKRIMNHGLFTEVDFNVLYPSKKFEVTDEVLQEIKAFSEEVQGGKAYIAINNLKGYRRKLPSIQFRWNPFLLTSMLELCGYRQIKKNISDYRYDKLIVVKENSPLKTFENLVLYILENEYTGNMHEISIYDYLMANGIVREQEYNHKKVLPYEIRNSEKLEFDVLGYVTVKKGDSHVV, from the coding sequence ATGAATGATTATATACAGATACCGGCTGTTTTGCAGTCGTTGGATGATTTGCAGGATGGACGTCTGAAAGCATTTCTTTCAAAGTGCCAGCAGATTTCCCTGAAGCAGTTATCCTTGGACCCTTTAAGAACACTTTATGTTTCAAATAAATTTGAATTTATTAATATTGTAGAAGAGCTTTCGTTAAGGGGTTTTTCTTTCCATACAGAAAAACCAAATAATATCCTGCCTTCCAGTGTGGTTTCAACCGAAGTTGTAATTTACTCACCAGATAATAATGGAATGTTCCAGAAAATTGATTACCAGATTCTTGGGCTGTCAGGGTTCAATCAGAGGTTCAAGGTTGATACTGATCAGTTTTTTCATTACGTGCCAATTGAAGGCTTTAAAACCATTAATCGAAATATTGATCTTGCTCTGCTAGAAAAGGAGCTGTCAAAGGCTGGTTTTAATTTGAAGGAAGCTGCCAGTGGTGTAATTAATGAAACAGCAACTCCATTTTTGCCCAATGGAAATGAGGAACCAAAATCTGTCCTTGAAGATGTAACGAAAGAGGAAGAACCAGGGGCCGAAAAGCAAATAAAAATTACCGAAGCATTTTCAGAAGATCGATTTTGGATGTTCCGTAATTTTTGCTCAAGAATAGGAATTACGTATATCACAGACATTTCTCCAAATCATCTGGAAGAGCATAAACGAAGAAAAGGTGTCAGCCCAGCCAAGTTTAACCAAGTAAAGGAACGTCTAAATAAATTGCTCCAAAAAGAAAGTGCAAATGGGGAAAGTATCAATCTAGAAACAGAGAATTCGATAGATGTGGTATTTGCAGACAATCAATATAATACTTTTCGAAAGTATTGCAAAGAAGCCAGTATTCAATTTGTTGAAGAGATAACAGAGAAGCACCTTGGGGGTTATGCATATCAGCTTGGTGTTGGTGTCGGAAAGGTTAATGCTATTGAGGAGAGATTGAATCTTTTCCTTTCTGGAGGTATTCGATCTGATGATTCTGTCCCTTCAATCATTATTGAAGATATTTTTACGGATTTTAAATATAGGTCATTTTTTGCTTTTTGCAAACAAAAGGGCATTAAGACGATTAACGAACTTACAGATAGCCACTTTAATGAATATGGCATGATGAGGGGCGTAGGAGTTGGAAAAGTCAAGGTAGTAAAAGAAATCGTGGAAAAGCGACTTGAATTACATAAGGGCTTGGGGAATCAGGAACATAACAAACAATCTCTAACTAGCATAAATGCAGTATTCCATGAAAATATATACCGCTCTTTTCGTATGTTCTGCGCGGATCATTCCATTGAGTCAATCTTCGATATTATGGGTCAACACTTGTTGGATTTTAAAAATACAAAAGGTGTTGGAGAGAATCGCGTAGTGGCTGTTGAGAAAAGGTTGAGTGCCGAGCTTGCTCTTCATCAGGCAGAGGGTGTATTTGCAGACCAAGAAGATCCTTTGTCCGTAGGTTTGCATGCAGCAAATCTTAAGATTGAAGAGATCTTCATGGAGCGGAAGTACACTACCTTCAGGCATTACTGTGAATTTAGGCGAATTGCTACTCTTGGACAAATCACATCAGAACACTTATATGATTATTCCAAACAGCCAAAAGTAGGAAAGAAGAAGTTTGAAGATGTTATGAAAGTACTTGGTTTATATGCAGATAATAAGTCTGATAGAACAGATAACTTATTCCAATCAGGAGAGATTTTTGAAGCGATTAAAGAAATACAAGTACAGGCTCTATTCTATAATTACGGTTTTCAAACCAAATCGACCAGTCTTTTGACGATTAAAGAAATTGAAGGCAAAGAATTGTCGATGCTAAAAGTAGAATTCGAACCGCAGCTCCTTATGAGTTTGTCACAACTGCTTATGAAACAAAAGACACCTAGCGCGATTATTAGTAATATGAACACAAACCTTCCGGATAGGGACTATAGTATTATTATGCACCGATATGGAATGGGGATGACCCTTGATGAAACCGGTAAGCAATTTGGAGTTTCGAGAGAAAGAGTAAGACAAGTCGCAAAAAAAGCGATCAAAAAGATGGCTGCTTACCTTAAAAGACAGCATTTCCCTGAGATCGTAAAAGTTTTATCCCCTCATGAAGCATTTATCACCGGAGATCAGTTCGTCGAGCTTGTCGGTTCGGAGTTTTCATTTATTGTAGGACTATTAAAACAAGAAAATATATTATTGGATTACTATGATCGATTGGGAATCTTCTTTTTATCTGATGTTGATAAAAAGGACCTTAAACAAGTCGAAGGATTTTTTGATGATCTTCCAGTGGTTTTTTCGGCAACAGATTTCCATCAGTCTTTAGAAGAAATACTTCAGACAATCGGAATCGAAAATCCAACGGAAGAAATGCTTCAGCGTATGTTCGAAAAGGAACGCTATATAAGATATGGCGAAGTCTACTCAAGATCTCGCCTGTCCATGAATCAGGTGCTGAACTATATGTTTGAACATCATATTAAAGAGCCTTTGCGGGTAGATGAAGAGGGTGCAGCCTATCTGCAACAGTTAGCCAAGAAACACTTAGCTTATAATCTTGGTACAACTCTTCGATCAATTGACGCAAGAATTAGGGATACTGAAGATGTTATCCTCGTGAACAGTTCAACATTCCAATACTTTGATAGCGAAAGTTTCGATGTAGAGTTCATATCTCAGATTGAAGACTATCTTAATGAGCAATTTGAGATTAAGGAAGTTGTGAACACAGAGGAAATATATGAACATTTTCACAGGCGGATTGAAAAGCTTGGTATCATTAGCAAACTGCATTTATACTCCTTAATTCGCTATTACCTTGATGACAAATTCATTATTGGTAAAGGCAATACGTTAAATATTTTCAGGAATGAAAATGCAAAATTAAGCCGTGAAGACAGCTTAATTGAATACATGAAGAAACACGGCGGTCAATGTACGAAGAATCAGCTACTGGAAGTCATGAAGCCTTTGTATAAAATAGATTTAACAGTTGGCCAATCAGATCAGCTCATTCCCTGGGGAACAAATTCCGTCATCCTGGTAGAGAAATTGAATTTTTCAGAGACAGAATTAGAACAATTAAAACAGTTCTTTTTAGCTGGATTCGAAGAAGGCTTTACCACAGTAAATAAGCTGTATAAGGATATGGTGTTTGATCGGAAGTTATCGGTTCTTTTGAGAAATAAAGGGATTGATGAACCTGGTAAACTTCCCGCCATTATTAAAAAAATGATTCCAATTGTAAAAGGCCATACGAATTTTTTATACTTGGACGGATGCAAATATGATTCTGTAGATAAAGTCATTGAGGATAAATTTCCAGGCGAAACCTCAAGACAGGAAATAAGAGATCTTTTACTGGAATATGGTTATAAGGAAATAATGGTCGGAAACATCATGAAAAGAATAATGAATCATGGTCTGTTTACTGAGGTGGACTTTAATGTTCTCTATCCTTCTAAAAAGTTTGAGGTAACTGATGAAGTTTTACAGGAGATAAAGGCCTTTTCTGAAGAAGTCCAAGGGGGAAAAGCATATATTGCAATCAACAATCTTAAGGGGTATAGAAGAAAGCTTCCTTCAATCCAATTCAGGTGGAATCCCTTCTTGCTGACAAGTATGCTTGAGCTGTGTGGATACAGACAGATAAAGAAGAATATTAGCGATTACCGTTATGATAAATTGATAGTCGTTAAAGAGAATAGTCCGCTTAAGACGTTTGAAAACCTGGTGCTGTATATTCTTGAAAATGAATACACAGGAAATATGCACGAAATTAGCATTTATGATTATTTAATGGCGAATGGAATTGTCAGAGAGCAGGAATATAACCACAAAAAGGTTCTGCCATATGAAATTCGAAACTCAGAAAAGCTTGAATTCGATGTTCTTGGCTATGTAACAGTAAAGAAGGGTGATAGTCATGTCGTTTGA
- a CDS encoding AAA family ATPase, with amino-acid sequence MKLIEIALQNFRQFYGDQKIEFAKGDQNITIVFGENGKGKTGIFRALMFGLYGSTHIQQDNPKEKIHLVNLLAMERNPNMPIDCSVKITFEHKGKTYVIQRFARGYKAGKDITEKIMDVELNIVDVHGNYSAEPITDENEIKNIMNTILDESIKDFFLFDAEKIETLAKTDAKVKEEVKNGIVKLLQIDKLEAAINLLKRLHSSEKRRITSSSQSLDLTRKQNDIDALTTEIANIQEKVSLKEENMVSCSLEIERIEAQLAENQDVKRIQEKLNTEKEKKNLHVRLAKDKKNEIKTELISNGFHIMMKDTYYSVKNYLDQILVDQKDLIPIEVIEKSLNELVCACCGNNLHENKEHFTHIELLKNNFKRSELTPLITQITSSIHDYGMEEQEIMNAIETKLREFREIKDGIEEIEREIDKYNSDVQQKAQEQENLRSLESTLNEKKGYLRDLEVDVNSLTFQSAEKEKQLDALEKEFTRLLRDNESLRIDSKILQYIETLKNQFEVLFKEYSDDMRLKLTTETTEIFKILIDRKDKDLVKRIDINEKYEIAIIGWDNINITQDISQGQRQVVALSFITSLAKVAAGGSEDINFPLFMDTPFGRISGNNRDHLIDNVPNLTSQWVLLLTDTELSRTEEIRFKSTGKLGKWYKLEQIEPGHSNIVPVQINETMSTRG; translated from the coding sequence ATGAAACTAATTGAAATTGCGCTTCAAAACTTCCGCCAGTTTTATGGAGACCAAAAGATTGAATTTGCCAAAGGTGATCAGAATATCACCATCGTATTCGGTGAAAACGGAAAAGGGAAAACGGGTATTTTCCGTGCATTAATGTTTGGTTTGTACGGTAGCACCCATATCCAACAGGATAACCCGAAGGAAAAAATCCACCTTGTTAATCTGTTGGCGATGGAACGAAATCCGAATATGCCGATCGATTGCTCAGTGAAAATTACTTTTGAGCATAAAGGGAAAACGTATGTCATCCAGCGATTTGCGAGAGGGTACAAGGCAGGCAAGGATATTACAGAGAAGATCATGGATGTAGAGCTTAATATTGTGGATGTACATGGAAATTATTCTGCTGAGCCGATTACAGATGAAAACGAAATTAAAAATATCATGAATACAATTTTGGATGAAAGCATTAAGGATTTCTTTCTGTTTGATGCCGAAAAGATTGAGACGTTGGCCAAAACAGATGCAAAGGTGAAGGAAGAGGTTAAAAACGGAATTGTGAAGCTTCTTCAGATCGACAAACTGGAAGCAGCTATCAATCTTCTAAAGAGGCTGCATTCTTCTGAAAAACGGAGAATTACTTCTTCATCTCAAAGTCTGGATCTAACCAGAAAGCAAAATGATATTGATGCCTTGACAACTGAAATCGCCAACATCCAGGAAAAGGTGAGCCTAAAGGAAGAGAATATGGTATCATGCTCGCTTGAAATTGAACGGATTGAAGCCCAGCTTGCTGAGAACCAGGATGTAAAAAGGATTCAAGAAAAATTGAATACAGAGAAGGAAAAGAAAAACCTTCATGTACGACTGGCTAAGGACAAGAAGAATGAAATTAAAACCGAACTCATTTCGAATGGGTTCCACATAATGATGAAGGATACCTACTATTCGGTGAAAAATTATCTAGATCAAATTTTAGTGGATCAAAAGGATTTAATTCCTATCGAAGTTATCGAAAAGTCTCTAAATGAGCTGGTTTGTGCTTGCTGTGGAAACAACCTGCATGAAAACAAGGAGCATTTTACACATATTGAACTGCTGAAAAACAACTTTAAACGTTCAGAATTAACACCGTTAATCACGCAAATTACTTCTAGCATTCATGATTATGGAATGGAGGAACAAGAGATTATGAATGCGATTGAAACAAAGCTTCGCGAGTTCCGAGAGATCAAGGACGGAATTGAAGAAATCGAACGTGAGATTGATAAGTATAACAGTGATGTTCAGCAAAAAGCCCAGGAACAGGAGAACCTCAGGAGTCTAGAAAGTACATTGAATGAAAAGAAAGGTTACCTTCGTGATCTTGAGGTTGATGTGAACTCATTAACATTTCAGTCGGCAGAAAAGGAAAAGCAGCTCGATGCATTGGAAAAGGAATTTACCCGCTTGCTTCGAGACAATGAGAGCTTACGGATTGATTCTAAGATTCTTCAATACATCGAAACACTAAAGAACCAATTCGAAGTATTATTTAAAGAATACAGCGACGATATGCGCTTGAAGCTAACAACAGAAACGACCGAAATCTTCAAGATTCTGATTGATCGAAAAGATAAAGATTTAGTTAAGCGTATTGACATTAATGAAAAATACGAGATTGCTATTATTGGTTGGGATAACATCAATATCACTCAGGATATCTCACAAGGTCAGCGCCAGGTTGTTGCATTATCGTTTATCACCTCACTGGCAAAGGTTGCAGCGGGTGGATCAGAGGATATTAACTTCCCGCTATTCATGGACACGCCATTTGGCCGTATTTCCGGGAATAATCGCGACCATTTGATCGATAATGTCCCTAATTTGACTTCACAATGGGTACTGCTCTTAACCGATACAGAACTTTCCAGAACAGAAGAGATCCGTTTCAAGAGTACTGGCAAGCTTGGGAAATGGTATAAGCTAGAGCAAATTGAACCAGGTCACTCTAACATTGTACCTGTCCAAATAAATGAAACTATGTCAACCAGGGGGTAA
- a CDS encoding very short patch repair endonuclease — protein sequence MQAIKSISKLESIVSKELWKKGFRFRRNSKDLFGKPDISIKKYRVAIFIDSCFWHQCPLHAIMPKSNTDYWIKKLARNIERDKEVDEYYKKKCWNIKRVWEHEIKNDLEKVIMELGEFIAVAQEQVKRDPKGSL from the coding sequence ATGCAGGCTATTAAATCTATATCAAAACTCGAAAGTATAGTTTCGAAAGAATTGTGGAAAAAAGGATTTCGCTTCAGAAGAAATTCTAAAGATTTATTTGGAAAACCTGATATTTCTATTAAGAAGTATAGAGTAGCAATCTTTATAGACTCTTGTTTTTGGCATCAATGCCCCTTACATGCTATTATGCCAAAAAGCAATACTGATTATTGGATAAAGAAACTTGCTAGGAACATTGAACGGGACAAGGAAGTTGATGAATACTATAAGAAGAAATGCTGGAACATTAAGAGAGTCTGGGAACATGAAATAAAAAATGACTTGGAAAAGGTAATAATGGAGTTAGGTGAGTTTATTGCCGTTGCCCAAGAACAAGTAAAAAGAGACCCCAAGGGATCTCTTTAA
- a CDS encoding restriction endonuclease PLD domain-containing protein: MFFDKQSQEEQKEYIKLLQVVGSLSNLFSESRTPYLYYRAAENIFCRALNANNLSRGDISFDAFKGSVGIGLKTFVHGNGKKFEKVAEFNKDIEKFRGLNEENIMLKIAELRNNRIAATERAHNTSKKIYHLVTRKDGMFEIHEEEMHYIDLASIKLDRKKTTDKNIFFKDKYNHYKFYIAKSTLYKQFLCNNPIAKFDVEVLDDPFQLLLTDQSEEYYIAHEQDEKFEQIYLPLYSARSGKVEEKSGLNQWNAGGRDRHEDEVYIPIPSWIHQQFEGFFPYDPHSDEKEPFILVLPDGKEIDAKVCQSGGKGFMSKPNKLLGHWILRTILQVPVGRLVTYEDLDRVGIDSALVTKIDDYRFKINFASKGSYADFEEEFKN, translated from the coding sequence TTGTTTTTTGATAAACAGAGCCAAGAAGAGCAAAAGGAATACATTAAACTATTACAAGTAGTAGGGTCATTATCAAATTTATTTAGTGAAAGTAGAACCCCCTACCTATATTATCGAGCAGCAGAAAATATATTCTGTAGGGCTCTTAATGCAAATAATTTATCAAGGGGTGATATTTCTTTTGATGCCTTTAAAGGTAGTGTGGGTATAGGACTGAAGACCTTTGTCCATGGTAACGGAAAGAAATTTGAAAAGGTTGCAGAGTTTAACAAAGATATTGAAAAGTTCAGAGGTTTGAATGAAGAAAATATAATGCTAAAAATTGCTGAGCTTAGAAATAACAGAATAGCGGCAACAGAACGTGCACACAATACATCTAAGAAGATTTACCATTTAGTGACACGAAAAGATGGTATGTTTGAAATACATGAAGAAGAGATGCATTATATTGATTTGGCATCAATAAAGTTAGACAGAAAGAAGACAACTGATAAAAACATTTTCTTTAAAGATAAGTATAATCATTATAAATTCTATATTGCTAAATCTACTTTATATAAACAATTTTTATGTAATAATCCTATTGCTAAGTTTGATGTAGAGGTATTAGATGATCCCTTCCAATTATTGTTAACTGACCAAAGTGAAGAATACTATATCGCACATGAACAAGACGAGAAATTTGAACAAATTTATCTACCTCTTTACAGCGCACGATCTGGAAAAGTGGAAGAAAAGAGTGGCTTAAATCAGTGGAATGCAGGAGGTCGAGATAGACATGAAGACGAAGTTTATATTCCGATTCCTAGTTGGATACATCAGCAATTTGAAGGATTCTTCCCTTACGATCCCCATTCTGATGAAAAGGAGCCGTTTATTTTAGTACTTCCAGATGGAAAAGAGATTGACGCAAAAGTATGTCAGTCAGGCGGAAAGGGATTTATGTCAAAACCTAACAAATTATTAGGTCATTGGATTCTACGTACTATTTTACAGGTTCCTGTTGGTCGACTAGTTACATATGAGGATCTAGACCGGGTGGGGATAGACTCTGCACTTGTCACTAAAATAGATGATTATCGGTTTAAGATTAATTTTGCCAGTAAAGGCTCATATGCTGATTTTGAGGAAGAGTTTAAGAATTAG